Genomic segment of Rana temporaria chromosome 12, aRanTem1.1, whole genome shotgun sequence:
ATCCAGGCTGTAAAGCCTTATTGAAGTGTAGTCTTCCAGAGTCCAGGATGTGCTGGATCGGCTCTACAAATATTTTACATTCCACTTCAGAAGAGATCAGGCTTCACAATCCAATCTCAGGTGCTGGCACAGCTTGTCTGCACCGAAGCTATCAATTGTACTAACAACAGGAATGCCGCACACCAAGATGCAAAATAATGCCAACAGGAACACATTCTTTTCTGACATGTTTTGTACTAGGCACAGCGCTTTCTCAAAGAATCTAAGAAAACGCTATGCCTAGGACCAAACATGTCAGCATAAAACCACAGAACCTGTTCCTGCTGGCtatttaaccagttagcaaccgccctatagacgaaatacgtctacaaggcggttgcttaactctgggagggcgtcaatgtacttcctcccagaatcgcgctcccgcgcgccctgtggggcgcgcacacgggaatctccgtgaccgctgggtcctccggacccggctgatcacggtaaatcgccgctgatagcggcggtttaccatgtgatcgctccgtccaatgacggagcgatcactagtaaacaaaccggcgtcatgtgatgacgccggttcctccctctcctctctgtaccgaacggtacagtgtgagagaggagaggggagagagcgcatgcagcagcagctgctgcgggctggatctgtgacacatgcagtcacagatccagccagccatccatccctccctgtgcaatactctgcaatgccccagcaatactctgcaatgccccagcaatactctgcaagccccagcaatactctgcaatgccccagcaatactctgcaatgccccagcaatactctgcaatgccccagcaatactctgcaatgccccagcaatactcggcaatacactgcaatgccccgtcaatactctgcaatgccccagcaatactctgcaatgccccggcaatactctgcaatgccccagcaatactctgcaatgccccagcaatactctgcaatgccccagcaatactctgcaataccccaaaatactctgctgcaataccccaaaatactctgctgcaataccccaaaataccccacaatactccgcaataccccacaatactccgcaataccccacaatactccgcaataccccacaataccctgcaacgttgcctatggggattcttaggtagcgaagtttggcgccattccacgagcgtgtgaaattttgaagggtgacatgttgggtatctatttactcggcgtaacttcatcttccacatttatgcaaaagaatgaagaaaaaatacaaaatttactaaattttataacagaaacaaagaaaaattcttttttttttacagaattttcagtattttttctcttatagcgcaaaaaaaaaaaaaaaacccaacggtgattaaataccaccaaaagaaagctctatttgtgtggaaaaaaatgacgaaaatttaatttgggtacaatgttgtatgactgagtaattgtcattcaaattgtgagaacaccgaaagctgaaaattggtctggttattaagggggtttacgtgcccagtggtcaagtggttaatggaagaAGAATATTATTCTGCATCTTGGTGTGCGGCATTCCTGCTTCTGGTACATTTCAAGGCTTTACAAAGATACAAATTATTTGACAGGCAAAATAGTTCACCTGTGAATTTAGATGTATGCCTGAAGTTCAGatttaacatatacagtatgtacttgTTTTCAGACATATGTAGAACAGATACTTTTCAAATATTTCACCTTTATCAGACAAAAGACATTCCTATTTGTGGCCAGCATAATACATGCTCTTACTTAGCTTATAAGTGTGCTACTTTCTACACACACTTAAGTCCTAAGACTAGCTTAATCTTGACCTGCTAAATCCTACAACTATTAAATAAAAGAAACATGTAAGCATTAAAACCCCTAACCTTCCATGTCTCCACAGTTATATATAGAAGTCGTTTCCTTTCAAAGCGACAGTCTGCAATTTGATAAAGAACTTAGACTTCTCAGCAAGGTAAAGAATTAAAGTACAGCTCTACCATTTTGGAAAATGTAACACTAAAGGcaggataggaaaaaaaaaaatctactttttaAGTAGTGCTTATTAGCCGTCATGTTCCCTTAAACTTATGTAGAATCTTAAAGTATCCACTAGAGTTGAAGGTCACACTGAATGTTGTGTAGGTAAGCCAACTGCAATAAGTGTAGATACCGGATATTCTTCCACCGTGGCTATTGACAAAATGATATAGTTCTCATTTGATTCAGTGGATACTTCCAGAACCTTTACAagcatataaaaaatgtaataagcaTTGTTTATAAAGTTGATGGATGTACTGCCATAGAATATCAAATTTGCCAGGAAAGTGGAGACACCCTTTAAGTTTCTCTTGCCGTCACTTGTAGGTTCGTGATTGTAAAAGGTTTCAAGTCCCTGTAGAGCTGAATGTCTTTGTTAGGATGGCGGCTTTCGAGTGGAAAGGTGCTTGATCTTTTATTTTCTGATGAGTTCAGATGCCAACTGACAGTCTGGGTCACTCAGAGGGTCATAGGCTGGGTTTAGCTTGACACCAGTTTTCCGTTCGACGCACCAGCATTTTCCACGCTGTCCGTCCAGAGCTGGATGGCACTGTAAGAAGTGGATGAAAGGCATATAAATGGAAATGGCAGTGTAAATATCCTTGAAAGACATGACTGTTGCCAATGTTACTATTATAGTCACTGCTATATAAAATGGTTCACTTGGGGGCCAATTTACAAACaaaacctgaagaaaaaaaaaacacaatggtagTCTAGCCCAGCCATTTTCTACCAGGCTGTCCTGGTGTGCCTCCTaggttcttcaggggtgccttggcaaaatgtctAAAAATTACCCCAAATTGCCTAAATATTGTCAACAAGCCagtgggtgagtgagtgagtgagaaacttatatagcgcaacacatgcgaactgaatcgcctctgggcgcttggtatccattccctgggccctcagaagagatgggtcttgatctttctcctgaagaccaggtggtttacctccaatcggatggtggttggtagagcattccatagtctgggtccttggaccgcaaatcttcgttctcctttggacttgtatctggctttgaatatctggagtagattttggttagtggatcgcagaacgcgattggggttgtgagcttttagatTGGTGGATCAAGCTTGCCATTTTTGTTACAAAAGGCCACAGGTTTTTATTGCGCAGCATTACAACCTTGGGCACCATGTGGGACAGCATCCTAGCAAGCAATTAAGTCATTGGTTGGTAAGGAGAACCTCTGCACAACATCCTCCCTTGTCCCTTTCTGCTAGCACTGGGGATACATTAACTTTACATTAAGTGAGGGAAACTGGAGGCGAAGAAAAACGCTGgaatatttttgtgtattttctttgtaagaataaatcacctctaatatTGGGTGCCCTAAATGCATGGATGATGCTGTAATGTGTAAAACTGTTAGTTCcatgtttttcttattttgaaTGGGGTACCTCAAAGTTGTATAAAATTGTAAAGGGCGACACAACTGAAAAAGGGTTGAGGAACACTGGTCTAGCCTATGCTGTCTCAAGgcattaatacattttattctcaGAGCAAATGTGGTTTCTTACCCTTCTCTAAACTACTCtgtgctggcagagctgagtagTAGCTACACCCCTCAGCACTAACTTCCTTGCTCAGACTCGTAAAAAAGGGGAGGGGTGTGTCTTACCAGCTCTGTGATAATTAGAGTGTAACAGTGCCTGCAGAATTGCACAGTCAttctaaagtggaactaaaccctcctatcactTACAGCCAAGGAAGAAGCCATTCTGTTTGATCTGCGGTCGCCATGGTGCTGAACATTTGGTCAGTTATGACACTGGTCATTTGGTTTCTTGGCAGTTCAGTTGACAACACTAGCAACTGACAGTTTGCATCCAAAGCATGGGTTTGGATGTAGCCATTGTGGGAAACAGTTAAATAGGTGGGCTTAATTCTGCATGCTTTTTAGATCCACGGGGGACACATTTCACATCAAACTTTGTTTTGTAGAAGTCTGTGCAGTGGGTGTTGAGCAGTAATGTTAAAGAGTTCATCCCTCCCCCATCCACTGCTATCCAATCACACTGGATGAAGGATATGGGATCTTTTCTTGGCTTAGACTGCACACAGCATCAGCTATGCAAGGGAAGAGAGtgttaggacctgggcttgaacctgggacctctggtgtgtctggtggtgactctgcttgctgagccacctggaatgctggacagctccttggaCAGTTCCTTGGATAGTTCCTTGAATGATCttgtcttgaatcttgtttgccttgaaccgtaaaccctttgctcctcccatgaactttctataaaagccatgtccctgcacttcctggttgccagaatattgtgccttcaccagccaatatcttgctcctgtctctCTTGCGGCCGACCGTATCTTTGCTACCATTCGCTACCGACATTTGGCTCGtccccgactacgcttctgctgaatcccaacctgcaactatttgTTACCGACTTTTGGCTCATTCcccgactatgcttctgcttgatccctaactGTTAAATCTGCTTCCGGCCctcggcttgctcacctcctggtggggctatcctgaggaccgcgacctggcactaacacgcagcaaagcccatctccaccatcaggagctctggtgaataccggttaatGCTTAGACCCCGCACCTCAGATGaaccgtgtcatcagccagggtgacttGTGTGAATATctgctctgctgctatagctactggcctctgaaccTGACTCCAGATCGTGACAGAGAGTGTGGAGTAAAATTGTTGGCTTGTGTTGTGAATGATCCATGATCATTCACAAAAACACAAACCCACAACAACACAAGCCAGCTACTACACTGGGCTAAGATAGAGCAGTGTAGCTACTGATGTGTGTTACTGAGAGTTTGTGTTTTTGTAAATGATTGTGTTCATCTCCAGAAGCCATTATTCACAACACAAGCTGACAGATTCTACTCTACTTTACCCTAAAATAGCTGGTAACGAGTGTGTGGGCAGGTTTTGGCTTAgttttggccttcaggagaaagatcaagacccatctcttctgagggcccagggaatggataccaagcgcccagaggcgattcagttcgcatgtgttacgctatacaagttactcactcactcgtcTTTCTTTTTGGGGTTGTGTCTGGGCTCACCCTAATCACCCCTGTGTGGcgtagattccccctgctgcctgggtcCATGTCATATACCAGCCAATTTATTTTTTGAATGAGCATTTGTGAATGATTGGTACAgatccctcactgtgttcattcataactgaagcatagtaaacggtGTATACTAGTCTTCTGTTTGTGAATGGACAAGAAGCCGCTTAGTACAGAGCATTTCCCATTCATTCATTGTCCAGTGCAGCagtggaatctctgtcctcagatGGGGAAGGTGGCTTCAGTGCTAAGTGTGCATAGGAACACCCATAATTTGGGCTTCAGCCTGAAGAAGAGCTTGCAGCCAGCAATGAcagaaataataatgtaatttcaCTTAATAACACCTGCACAGATTTGAAAAGGATAACGTGTTATGTGCACCGGGGAACCTGGAGGATTTAACAAGCATTTTTAATTTCTGGCAATGGTTCCTCTTTAAGACATCTTCACAGTTGCCTTACAGGCAGTTGGCTTAGCCACTCAGCCTGCCACTGAGAGCCCGAGCCagctgctcccgccccctccacagcccagtgctccagtgagcacttgagaggcagagcagagagctatgattgacagtcactgctctctcaGATCGCACCTGAGAACTGAACGATATGTGATCATTCAGTTCTTAGGcttagagccagcgggggacagCTTGCAGCAGgcaggtaaatatatatatttatttgtttatgttcTTACACTCCTCACTTCTAATCTCACAAAATAGAAAGTATTTAGGCTGCCTTTACAGCATGATAGGAGATTAGTGTCTCACTGTTCAACACATTACTAATATTCCAAAAAGCAAGCTGTGGCATAAGATTTATATGCATACAACAAAGCAGGGGTGggtatataccaaaaaaaatatatatatatatatatatatatatatatatatatatatatatatatatatatatatatatatatatatatatatatatatatatatatatatatatatatatatatatatatatataagcctataataaggcttacctataggtagtgtaaatatctcctaaacggccaccatttaggagataattacattatatgcagccagtgacatcactggtgcatgcgctctgaaggagcgGCCACTGGTGtcgttccttcagagccctgtgccacaAACCACTTCAACATTTGAATGTCTCATTAACCTAAGATGAGACAAAAGTGGTTAAGCGGTTCTAACACAAGGAGTTCAGACCTCTATTCCAACTTTTGGGTTCTATTGTATGTTTAGCTACTGTTTATACACTACTACTAAGCACAACAAATCACTTCTCTCCTTACCTGCTTTGGATTAAAGTATCCATCTCGGTCACAGTTTGGTATTGGGGTATTCAAAAAATCCTCCTGTGTTTTGGTCTTGAGTGATGCTAATCTCTCCAGTGCTATATTCAATGCCATGTGACAGGTACCCTAGAAAAATCAAAAATCATAATGCAACCAATTTAAATACTCCTGAAGATAAAGCTATTTAAGTTGTTGGTTGAGTGTAAATATTTTAGAACCCTCCATCTCCTTCTTATTGCTAACTGTAACCCCTTTGGGGAGATCATGCCTTACATTTATGTGCTCACCAAAACAGTACAAAGAGTCTCTCTAATGGGGGTATAAGACAGCAACAAAGCCTGGCAGAAGTCTAATGACACTTTACTTTAACGTACTAGCATAATGTATGAACAAAGCTTAAAGTTATCATGTAAATTGCCCAATCTCTCCACCGTATCCAATAAGAGAATGTAATGGCCCGGAGCAGAATGTGCAACTGGAAGGAGGGCCAGCATGACTGGGGTGGGCAGTGAGGCGGAGAAAGAGCTGGTGGTAGTGGGAGGTATTATGGCACTTACCAGGATTGGTGGGTCCCAAGTGTGGGGGTGTTGTTCAGGGAGGTAGAAGGGCGTTCTTTCCACCAGTGCTCAGTCTGAGCTGCCACAGAGGAAGGAAGGTTTttcccacccccctttttttttggtttgtatcTTTTCGGGGGTCACCTTTGTAATTTTCTAGGTCTGCACGAGATAAGATGGTTCACACCTGGTGAGGCGGGTCTTACGGGGGTATGGTTTCCCTTGCCTATTAACATTAGCGGTTTCTTAATTTTCTTGTCTAGATAGTCGTAGCAGCAGCGGGAGGTCTATGGGGTATTTGAAGGCGGTGCTGGAAAAAATAATGGAGGTTTAGGCCCGTCTGGAGGTATGGGTTTCCCTTCCCTTGCTAACAATACAATGGTAACTTGAAGAAGTAACTGGTAATTGTCCCTGAGCTGGCATAATATGCATTGTGGGGCCTTTATGGGGTGTACTTATACAACTAGTTGGTTGAGAAAATTTCCCTTCAAAGACCTCTAGACCGGGCAGGTTTAAGCTGAGTTTTTATGTGGTTTAATGgttatgtaaaaatgtattatatgcaTTAGTTGTATGTTGAGAGTTTTTTGTATTTCATTTTGTTGTGATAAAAATGCTGCTATGGCCATTAGACCCCAAAAAGAATGTGTCGTCTGGTCAATCATTGGGTTTAAGGAATATGGGTGGTTGCTAGCTTTATAGGAAACAAGAGCCTCAGTAATATGCACATCCCTTAGTCATGCTTTGCATTCCTTGAGAAAAGGAAAAATATTCTCTCAATGGCACCCATGTTGAGCAAGCAACCTCCTTTGTCCATAGTGCAACCACTTGGCACAAGACCCATAAGCTTGTGAAGAGCACTGTAGTAgcagtgcctactacagtgatttccagctttggGATCCCACAGGAATGACATATGGTCTAAGCTGGACTAATGTACAGTAACTATGTACAAATGGCCattctttaaaggggagttccacccacaatttcactttttaaatataaatacctctgtaatacacaagcttaatgtagtctagtaaagttagtctgtaaactaaggtccgttttgttaggttgttagagcatttagtttataatctagaaatagaccgtggccatcttaagtgtgggcatcatgaagtcagactgtatgacttcctggatttcagccttgcagatctcgcacatgctcagtgctgcacaagagatgtaataggtttcagtcaggtttccatagcaacgggagtgtcagaggaagttgcccccccttctctatgcaaataggctatttgcaaggactactgggatacatgatgcctacgcgccgacgttttgtgaatcgcgacgtcaaaAAAGATTTAAGCcgtgaaaaataaaagatttgaaaaaaattcaaaagcgacgcgggaaagacaggcatactttaacatggtggagtacttttacaccatgttaaaggtgccctatctttgcgacggcgacgacgtaacgacgggaaaaagcttcatggatcgccgtaactcctaatttgcatacccaacgctggtttacgacgcaaactccccccagcggcggccgcggtactgcatcctaagatccgacagtgtaaaactattacacctgtcggatcttagggatatctatgcgtaactggttctatgaatcagtcgcatagatagaaacggggatacgacggcgtatcagcagatacgccgtcatatcccttttgtgaatctggccctatgatattagggcatgcagcacagacaaacataaaaaaaatgggtggcaCTCCTCTTTAATTCAAATGCAGgaaacaaataggtagattcacaaagagttaggccggcttatcagtagataagcggacctaactcagaatctacgccgacttatgtttaagcgtatgtttaaacagagatacgcttaaacatatctaagatacgacggcttgcgccgtcctatcttagattgcaatattttggatggccgctaggtgtcgcttccattgcggtcggcgtagaatatgtaaatgaggagatacgccgattcacaaacgtacgcccggccgacgcagtacttttacgccgtttacgtaagagataggccgcctaaagttagagcttagccctagtggaatagtaatgtcaagtatggccgccgttcccgccacgagattcaaatttttttacgttgtttgcgttagtcatccgcgaatcgggatttacatcgtttacgtccacgtcaaaatcaataggcccgtgcagcgtacttagccgcaatgcacactgggaaatgtaggcacccggcgcaaGCGCATtaagaaaaacgtaaaaaacgtgaggtcaagcctgattaccattaaacacgcccccctccaacacatttgaattcggcgcgcttacgaccgcctgctttaggctacgccgccgtatattagcaggcaagtacattgagaatcatgtacttgcctggaCGTGCTCATCAGATAAATGGAGACATTTTCCAATTAAATATACTGCCATGTGTGTGGATAAACATAATTTTACCCTTATGGCCCTTATGTAGCTACTCTTACCATCTGAGTGGGTAAATTATTGGCAGTCTGACGGCCAAAAGTCAATTTCTTCATTCTCTGCATGGTGTTCCGGTTGGCTTTGGCTTGTTCCTTCTGTAGACAAGTTTTGTCATTCGTAGGGCATGGATTCAAGCTGATATTGGGATGGTCCTCTTCTGCTGAAAAAGAGAAGAGATGATGATCTGATCATTGCAAAATTTCTGAGGTTTTAAACAGTGAAGAAATAATCGCAAATGCAAACAATTCTGTGGTTGGTAAAGTAAGGGCATCAGATTTTCTATAGCCGTTGCCAATGTTCAGGGGAAAAGACTGTAACAATAGATTTAGGCTAACAGGTTTTGACCCCAGCAAAGCTCTGGAGCACTTCCAAAGAGTAAAATCAACTTTATGGTTCAGCACAAGCACAAGCATTCCACCCACGATTCTCCCTCTGACATGGGACTCCAGGAATCTTGAAAATTTGCCCTTGCAGTGGTGCTGTGCCCAAATTGCAAGGGTTACCTGCTCATTTAGGTCTAGGGGGCATGGAAAAGTAGATTTACTTACCCAATTCTCTGTGCTGCTAGACTGGTCCTGCAGGGtcttctcccccatgctccagttgtctaaggcctcgtacacacggacagactgtccgctgaaagcggtcttccggaccgttttcagcggacatgtccgcccggagatttctgtctgatggttgtacacaccatcagacagaaatccgcgcgtacacgatacgcggtgcgagggatggcggccgatcggacatgtccggtgagtctgtacagacgaccgaacatgtccgacggacaggctttcagcggacatgtttcttagcatgctaagaaacatttgtctgctggaaaatggtcggctggacaaatgtccgctggaaacctgtccggtcggccgtacacacgaccgaacatgtctgctgaaactggtccgtggtccttaaactgtatataaccttaagagctaaccattaaagttgtcttgcaattgaaaccagaacagagctgtgtgtctcgtgtctggggggaattcttatagGTCGTGTtcatttgcctgattgtggagtgtcgataagctgtcatgggttgatggaaggtcgtaaacggtggtgaccgttacacttcTTATGCAATTTAGTAAATAAATTGGCTCCTTAGATAAGCCCACTAAAATCCCATGCAGTAAACTTTAGCCTTTCGCCTTGACTGCTACCTGGTGAAAAGCCAATTGTGCCACTAGAAGGTATACGTATTTCTCAATTCTTAGAAACACGGCCCCCTATAATTCATATTCTGTTTAAAATTTCCAAAATGCATGGTCTGACCATTTGCTCATTCACACCAAATCTTTCAAGTCTACAACACATGGCACTTCAATGAATCTCTTCCAGTAAACCCCAATATCACCACTCAAACAATAATCCAAATCAGAATCACAATTTTTAGAATCACAAAATAAAGATATCTGGCAAATATAAATTCCAATGTGGACTTGGTTCTCTCATAAGAGAACTATTTAAGCTATTTATTAAACTGGCTGCTAAATTAAAAAGAAACATCTGAAGTTCGAAAGAACCTGGAACTTTGCCTTCCTGAATATTTTCACATTcctcaatattttattttgttgtttacTGTTCAAAATCTTCTCAATTTATTGAACaggggagacattttttttttttagctatgggTGAGTATACTTTGCTCTGGGTGGGTGTACtctgccttgggggggggggggggtctatcagGAGACACAATCAGCCTGGCCATCAGCTCTTTGGTTACAACCAAGCAGTGTCACTCTGGTCAAGGCACCAACATGTTGTGCCTCCTCCAGCTCAGTTGACGACCTTTAATGGCTCATTCCAACCAACTCAGCATATAGAAAAACCAGCGCCtgcggaagggaattccacacccttgctgctcttacagtaaagaaccctctatgcagtttaaggttaaacctcttttcttctaaaactcccttccgcaaaaaagttgaatccctattgtggggtcagcgTTatagtatttgtaaattgaaatgatATCCCCTCCCAAGCGTCTCTTTTCCAGAGAGTGTGGGGCatatccacatacatcggcgcagggcacagcgtatgtaagatacgctacgccgctgtaacttactttgcttttctttgaatcctcaacgaatttgcgccgtaagttacggcggcgtagcgtatctctcgcggcgtaagggcgctggattcaaattcggcgggtagggggcgtgtttcatttaaatgaaacgcgtccccgcgccgaacaaactgcgcatgcgccgtccgtaaaaactcccagagtgcattgctccaaatgacgtcacaaggacgtcattgttttcgaagtgaaagtaaatggcgtccagccccattcacggacgacttacgcaaacgacgtaaaattttcaaaattatacgcgggaatgaaggccatacttaacattgagtacgccaccatatagcagctttaactatacgctagaaaagccgaacggaaacgacgtaaaaaaatgcgacggctggtcgtacgttcgtggatcgtctgaaatagctaatttgcatactcgacgcggattacgacgggaacgccgcCTAGCGGACaaagaaaaattgcatcttagatccgacggcgtacgaagacgtacgcctgttggatctagccgagatgccgtcgtatcttgttttgaggattcaaagatacgattttgaaattacgccggcgtatcagtagatacgccggcgtaatttctttgtggatctacccctataagTTTAGTGCTTGCAACATTTCTTCATaaccaatatcctccagaccctttattagctttgttgcccttctttgtactcgctccatttcccgTACAGCCTTCCTGagcactggtgcccag
This window contains:
- the IGFBP4 gene encoding insulin-like growth factor-binding protein 4 isoform X2, translating into MLGHCHFALILISLASLGVADDAIQCPPCSQEKLIRCLDPTGCLELVKEPGCGCCATCALQKGTPCGVYTARCGSGLRCYPTKGAEKPLQTLVHGQGVCTEITEIEAIQGTFQTAEEDHPNISLNPCPTNDKTCLQKEQAKANRNTMQRMKKLTFGRQTANNLPTQMGTCHMALNIALERLASLKTKTQEDFLNTPIPNCDRDGYFNPKQCHPALDGQRGKCWCVERKTGVKLNPAYDPLSDPDCQLASELIRK
- the IGFBP4 gene encoding insulin-like growth factor-binding protein 4 isoform X1, with the protein product MLGHCHFALILISLASLGVADDAIQCPPCSQEKLIRCLDPTGCLELVKEPGCGCCATCALQKGTPCGVYTARCGSGLRCYPTKGAEKPLQTLVHGQGVCTEITEIEAIQGTFQTAAEEDHPNISLNPCPTNDKTCLQKEQAKANRNTMQRMKKLTFGRQTANNLPTQMGTCHMALNIALERLASLKTKTQEDFLNTPIPNCDRDGYFNPKQCHPALDGQRGKCWCVERKTGVKLNPAYDPLSDPDCQLASELIRK